A stretch of DNA from Synergistaceae bacterium:
CGGCAGGGAATTTCCTCTCGAAGACAGCCTCAGCGCCGGCCTGCGCCTGGATTTTCCCATCTTCGACGGAGGCGCGTCGGCGGCGTCGATTTCCATCGCCCGGGCGCAGTTCTCCCAGTCCGAAGCCTCCCTTGACGGGTTGACCCAGAGCATCGTCTACGAGGTGCGTCAGGCCATCGTGGATTTGGAAAACGCCCGACAGCGCATTCGGTCCGCTGAAGAGGCTGTACAGTACGCCCAGGAGAATCTGGACCTGGCCCAGGGCCGTTACAGCACCGGCGTGGGAAGCCCCATCGAAATCAGCGACGCCGTTTCGGCGCTCTCTCAGGCCCTTTTCACCCGCTACCAGACCCTGTACGACGCGAGAGTGGCCGCCGTGGCGCTGGAGGAGGCGACAGGAGGCGCGGTCCGCTGAGACCGGAAAACAGAAAGACGTTATGAAGGCAAAACAGGCAGTAAAAAAACTTCTTTTATTATTCCTCACGGCGACGGCCGCGGGCGGGGTATGGTATTTCTTCTTCAGAACGCCCCCCGTGCAGTTCACCCTGCGCACGGCAAAGGTCGAAAGAGGCGACATCACCACCTTCGTCACCGCCAGCGGCAAACTCAACGCCGTCTCCCTGGTGGAGGTGGGGACCCAGGTCTCCGGTACCATTCAGGAGCTTTATGTGGACTACAACTCCCCCGTTCGGGAAGGACAGCTCATCGCCCAGCTCGACCCCGCCGTTTTACGCTCTCAGCTCATCGAAAGCCGGGCCGGGCTGGAGGTCGCGACGGCCGCCGAGGGCAGCGCCGGAGCCTCTCTGACGGACGCCGAACGAAAGTTCAAACGTAACAGGGAACTTCATTCCCGCAGGCTGATTTCCCAGAGTGAGCTGGAAAACTCCGAAACCGACGTCCTTCTTCGCCGCGCCCAGCTTCAGGAGGCCAAAGCCAGGGTCATTCAGGCCAAAGCCGCCGTCGAACGGGCCCAGACCAATTTGGATTACACCCGCGTCACCTCTCCCGTGGACGGCGTCATCGTATCCCGAAAAGTCGACGTCGGGCAGACCGTCGCGGCCAGTTTCCAGACGCCCACGCTGTTCAGCATCGCCCGGGACCTGACTCGAATGCAGATTGACGCCAGCGTGGACGAGGCGGATATTGGACGGGTCGCCGAAGGACAGCACGTCCGCTTCAGCGTCGACGCTTTTCCGGAGGAGGAGTTCGAGGGGAAGGTGGTGCAGGTTCGCATCGCCCCGGAAACCACGGACAACGTGGTCACTTACACCGTTGTCATCCACGTGGATAACCCTGGTCTCCGGCTGAAACCGGGCATGACAGCCAACGTCTCCATCGAAACCGACTTCCGGCAAAACGTGGTGAAAATCCCCTCGGGAGCCCTCCGGTTCCGCCCCCCTCAGGCCCTG
This window harbors:
- a CDS encoding efflux RND transporter periplasmic adaptor subunit, with the translated sequence MKAKQAVKKLLLLFLTATAAGGVWYFFFRTPPVQFTLRTAKVERGDITTFVTASGKLNAVSLVEVGTQVSGTIQELYVDYNSPVREGQLIAQLDPAVLRSQLIESRAGLEVATAAEGSAGASLTDAERKFKRNRELHSRRLISQSELENSETDVLLRRAQLQEAKARVIQAKAAVERAQTNLDYTRVTSPVDGVIVSRKVDVGQTVAASFQTPTLFSIARDLTRMQIDASVDEADIGRVAEGQHVRFSVDAFPEEEFEGKVVQVRIAPETTDNVVTYTVVIHVDNPGLRLKPGMTANVSIETDFRQNVVKIPSGALRFRPPQALLETLPPSVVSGDAGERAGLHAGYVWVVLNNSLARRIYVRTGITDGSQVEVLSGDVQPGDELALAALERRTGRARLF